The genomic stretch TTCACACCAAAACATAGTTTGCCTGCTCATATAAAATTTTCTCATGTTAAGAACACCGTGGATAGCTTTTCAGTGTGTGTGGGTGTGGGTGTGGAGGTGGGGTGTGGGGTTGGGGGGGGGGTCTCTGTTACTTCTTAAGGTGAGTAAGATACTCTTGAGGCATTTTAAGAAAGACCAAACTTATTCATGTCCATTTGACATTCTTGGACGTCCATCAAGGGTGACAGGTAGTCGCTAGTGTCTCTTAGTCTTACCAATAGTActagtactatttttgtatttctcTTATTCCTGGTTCTTTATTATTACATGTTGTGCTATTTGCTCCTATTGCATTGTTGTTGCTACTGTTTGTTACTTTATTTTCACTGTTCCTTGAACCGAGtatctatcggaaacaacctctctatcttcACGAGGTAGGGATAAGGTAAGCATATACATTACCCTTCCTAGACCCACCTATGAGATTAcattgggtttgttgttgttgttggacgTCCATAAAGAAAATATCTTTCAAATGGATGCCTACTTCGATGTTCCACTGCATTCATCATTCCCAAATGCAATGAAATCAAGTCAAACTTTACTTCTTGAAAAGATCAACATAGACAACTTTCAATATTCAAACAAATCAGCATAACATAAAACTGAAAGTCTAGCTTAACATGAAGCTGTCAGGTATCGATTACTCCCTTCTCGAGCTTTTCCATAGTTCGAGTTTTATGGACACTGTACCAGATACAAGTATGGAACTATATCCCCTGTTTCTATAGGTGGTACAGGTGATAGTTGCTTCACAAAAGATCTTTGATATCATTAGGCATAAAAAATAGGAACTTTGTCGCATGTCTAAACATTCAGTCCAACCTGGCTCATCTTAAGTTAACTACCTTATAATCTCAAACCACCTTTGTTAGTATTATCAGTCACTCGTCGCATCACATTTGCAGGCAATCATATTACAAGTATTTGGTAGGGGATTCCTCCAGATATATAAACAAAGAAATGACAAAAGAACCTAACACAGTAAACAAAAATATGCACCAATTTGATATCTAATCAATTAGGGCAAGTTCTAAACTCATCAACACTGTATTTTTGCTGAAGATCAATGGGAAGTGATCTAGACTAACGGTCTTTTTCAACGGCCAAAAGGGCAGTCCGATGCACTaaactcccgctatgcgcggggttcaGGGAAGGgtcggatcacaagagtctattgtacgcaatcttaccctacatttctgcaagaggctgttttcacggctcgaacccgtgacctcctggtcatatGGCAACAACTTTACGAGAAACGCCAAGGCTCACCGGTGTAAAGAAAAACATTTGTCCAACTATATACTTTTGTATACTTCGTGCTATGATTTTGAGACACTCCAACCTTTTATTTAGAAATTAAACATTCTTAAGACTTTAGTTTCTTACCTCTGTTGTGCACTTACCAAAGAAATTACTCCATATAACATATAGACGATCTTTTAAAACATATCATCGATGTACCCAAATCTGAATACTGAAACACAAGAGGCAAAGTTGAATATAGCGAACAATTAAATTAATTGATCCATTAAAACAAAAAGGTATAACCTTATCAGAACCAATCTCTGTAACCTTATATTCAGTACTAAAGAATTAGCATCACAAAACTTTATGAGGACGAGAGAATTGCCATTCACACAACTCACTGAGGACAAACAAACTACCATGCATAAAACGCTCTGGATCATTTTATTGATCGAACATAAAGACCAAATCAAAGATACTACGCGAAATACACTAAAAATGAATAAGATATCATAAAAATACTGGTGTAATACCTGAGTACAACATCATCTCAAAATACTGCATCAAGCAATATTGTAACCCTCAGTTCCTTCGCCAAACATAGGAGAAACAAGACTCTCCACGAAAGTTCTAGTCCTTCTAAACTTAGCAGTTACTCCATCAACCTTCATATCTCTCCATTGTTCCTCTTTCATATTATAGACAATCAACTTCTCTCCATCCAATACGACATCATCATCACTCATTAAACAAAGGGGTAAGAAACCATACAATGATTTCGGTACTGTAATACTAAATTTTGTCCAAGACTCCTCAACCCCATACTCTTTCATTATCCAAGCATCAATTCTGTTTTCTTCTGTATCAGTGAACATACAAAGACACCCTCTAACGGCCACAAGATCATAACACACAACATTATTGTTATCAATATTAGTAGGTGTTGGCATCTCCAAGAATGTCTCATCGCTTAAATCAAAAGCAACAACTACAAATGAATCATCGAAAAGTTTACAAACCAACCAATGCAAAGCCCCATTTACCAAAACCCCATAAGTTAGCAATGAATCTTCAAGATCATAAGGCGAATTCTCAAGTCTCCTCCAAAGACCCTTTCTCACAGAGTAGATATCAATAAAAGTACTTCTAATATCCGGTTCATGCTCGTAGTAATAATGAGAAAGAGCAACTACCTTATAATCATCATTAGCAAAATCATACCCTAAACCAGACACGCTAAAGCTACCACGCATTTGCCGAGCAAATTGAAATactggaattttgtggtaatttaaAGTTGTGGGGTTGattaaaaatataatattttcctCATTTCCCACCAAAACCAACCCattacatgatccaaaaattctTACCCAGTTATCTGAAAGCTGCTGAAAATTGAGCTTTCTTAAAATGCCATCAGTTTTATTATGGGAGTTGTGGGTAAAAGTGATAGTGTTGAGAGAGTGAGAACGAGAGATGCAAATGAGTTTTTCTTCTTTATTATGAATGGAAAAGTGATATTTGATGAATTGTGGGTCTGAGAGGAAATTGCGCCATTGCTTTGACACGCATCTAAATTGGCCTATCAACTTTGCCGGCAGCCGAGAAAGTATATCAATTATGATTTCTTGGGGTAGAATTTCAGCTTTGGTCATCGCCATGGTTGATTGGAAGAAGAGACTGTAGATTGTACTCTCTCTGGGATATTTTCTTGAACCTCTACAGCCACAACTttagtagttatatatatatatatatatataattttttgggAAGTGCACGATTgaccactaataacacatgtatttattTTTTAGTCACTGTTTAAAATGTTTTTAATCTTTAGTcattgctttaataaactttaactgcccgaacgaaaatacccttctgatcatgtccttaacttttgaacttgtagcTCTAAGTTCATGACTTCAGAACCACATGTcgttaacttttgaacttgaaactctaagttcaggacttcaggactacatcttcttaacttttgaacttaacttcaggactacatgtccttaactttgaacttaacttcaggactacttattcttaacttttaaacttgtaactgtaaattcaggaccaaatgtccttaacttttgagctcaaGGTATGATCAAGTCTTCAAAATCGAGCTCTCCGATTTGATcgtatacaatatatatatagtaaattGGTTTGTTTCCGGAACAATGAAGCAACAAAATTGttgcaaaaagaagaaaaaaagcaaCATAAGAAGACAGCAGCGAAATGGCTAAATTCTAAATACTTTGTAAAATGTTTGCGTAGTAAAGAGATTCAACATAAGAGTGTTGCATTTTTCGGTTGAGACGACGAAGCCATCTCAATCGGAGTGAGTTTAGAGAGAAGCGAGGGTTTGAGAAGAAAGGCAATGGAAGAAAAGGTAAAATATcctttcatattaattttaatagagcaGTGATTATTTTTGCTCAATATTAAAATAActggataaaaaataaatttcaccTTCAATAGTGGCTATCACACgcca from Nicotiana sylvestris chromosome 12, ASM39365v2, whole genome shotgun sequence encodes the following:
- the LOC104216283 gene encoding F-box/kelch-repeat protein At3g06240-like, translated to MAMTKAEILPQEIIIDILSRLPAKLIGQFRCVSKQWRNFLSDPQFIKYHFSIHNKEEKLICISRSHSLNTITFTHNSHNKTDGILRKLNFQQLSDNWVRIFGSCNGLVLVGNEENIIFLINPTTLNYHKIPVFQFARQMRGSFSVSGLGYDFANDDYKVVALSHYYYEHEPDIRSTFIDIYSVRKGLWRRLENSPYDLEDSLLTYGVLVNGALHWLVCKLFDDSFVVVAFDLSDETFLEMPTPTNIDNNNVVCYDLVAVRGCLCMFTDTEENRIDAWIMKEYGVEESWTKFSITVPKSLYGFLPLCLMSDDDVVLDGEKLIVYNMKEEQWRDMKVDGVTAKFRRTRTFVESLVSPMFGEGTEGYNIA